A stretch of the uncultured Trichococcus sp. genome encodes the following:
- a CDS encoding ABC transporter ATP-binding protein, with protein MSLLLENITGGYTQLPVIRNINFEVKAGELTGLIGLNGAGKSTTIKHIIGLMMPFSGKIAINGLTLREDTERYRQSFAFIPETPVLYEELTLREHLEITAMAYGIPESVAMEKAMRYIRDFRLEDKLDWFPAYFSKGMKQKVMIVCAFMLDVPVYVIDEPFLGLDPLGIHSFLEMVREKKAQGAAILMSTHVLASAEKECDNFVLLHHGEVKVTGTMADLQREMGMPGASLDELYISLTKEVAQP; from the coding sequence ATGTCACTATTATTGGAGAATATCACGGGCGGCTATACGCAACTGCCTGTCATAAGAAATATAAATTTTGAGGTCAAAGCCGGCGAGTTGACCGGATTGATCGGATTGAACGGGGCCGGCAAGAGCACGACCATCAAACACATCATCGGGTTGATGATGCCTTTCAGCGGAAAGATTGCGATCAATGGCTTGACGTTGCGCGAAGACACGGAACGTTATCGTCAGTCCTTCGCTTTCATTCCTGAAACACCGGTGCTGTACGAAGAACTCACTTTGCGGGAACATTTAGAAATCACGGCAATGGCCTATGGAATCCCGGAGTCAGTTGCCATGGAAAAGGCGATGCGCTACATCCGGGATTTCCGACTGGAGGATAAACTGGACTGGTTTCCGGCTTATTTTTCCAAAGGCATGAAGCAAAAAGTGATGATCGTTTGCGCGTTCATGCTGGATGTGCCGGTATACGTCATCGATGAACCTTTCTTGGGTCTGGATCCGCTTGGTATCCACTCGTTCCTGGAGATGGTCAGGGAGAAAAAGGCGCAGGGCGCAGCTATTCTGATGTCAACGCATGTGCTGGCCTCGGCTGAAAAAGAATGTGATAATTTCGTTCTGCTTCATCATGGAGAGGTCAAAGTGACTGGCACGATGGCGGACCTGCAACGTGAAATGGGCATGCCTGGAGCGAGTCTTGATGAACTTTACATCAGCTTGACGAAAGAAGTGGCGCAACCATGA
- a CDS encoding HIT family protein, producing MTDCIFCKIANHEIPSSIVYEDDVVIAFLDISQVTKGHTLLIPKKHVTDIFEFDEELAKEVFSRIPKIARAIERSSDDILGLNILNNNRSIAYQAVFHSHIHFLPRYEDSDTDGFGLKWETHEGKYSQEELAKVVASIKESLEE from the coding sequence ATGACAGATTGTATTTTTTGCAAAATCGCGAATCACGAAATCCCGAGCAGTATTGTCTATGAAGATGATGTCGTCATTGCGTTTCTGGACATATCACAAGTAACAAAAGGACATACGCTATTGATTCCCAAGAAGCATGTAACGGATATTTTTGAATTTGATGAAGAATTGGCAAAGGAAGTTTTTTCGCGCATCCCTAAAATCGCGCGCGCAATCGAACGTTCCAGTGATGACATTCTAGGGTTGAATATTCTGAACAACAACCGTTCCATCGCTTATCAGGCCGTTTTCCATTCGCATATCCATTTCTTGCCGCGTTACGAAGATTCGGATACGGATGGTTTCGGATTGAAATGGGAGACGCATGAAGGGAAATATTCGCAGGAAGAACTGGCCAAAGTAGTCGCATCCATCAAAGAAAGTCTGGAGGAATAG
- a CDS encoding YtxH domain-containing protein: MRSFMEGILFGTVVGGLLGLLNSPRSGKENREIAKAYLEDNTLAVEDLNQSVQSLRKAIQSLTNEGLASVTTATEDVAKSVENFTQQAQPRINRINDKLSVLTEDMEKVAASMESQLPAETDAPTH; the protein is encoded by the coding sequence ATGCGCTCATTTATGGAAGGAATCTTATTCGGCACGGTGGTCGGTGGCCTTTTGGGATTGCTGAATAGTCCCCGAAGCGGGAAAGAAAACCGCGAAATAGCGAAGGCTTATCTTGAAGACAACACGCTTGCGGTCGAGGACCTCAACCAAAGCGTCCAAAGTTTGCGCAAAGCGATCCAATCCTTGACCAACGAAGGTTTGGCTTCCGTCACGACCGCTACCGAAGATGTGGCAAAATCCGTTGAAAATTTCACTCAACAAGCCCAACCCAGAATCAACCGCATCAACGATAAGCTTTCCGTACTGACTGAAGATATGGAAAAAGTCGCCGCAAGCATGGAATCCCAGTTGCCGGCAGAGACAGATGCACCCACTCACTAA
- a CDS encoding MarR family transcriptional regulator, with protein MKCEMSSAFCQWLEINNFHLKVESALEKSLQTNHNLSLKEFYVLYFLSQEPDQKLKLQDLEEKVGLSQSAVSRLVSKFEAKGCGALERNVCEQDRRIVYTSLTKTGTAKLAVAAATVEQVLVESFSEMPVQSLIRQAGNQNA; from the coding sequence GTGAAATGTGAAATGAGTTCTGCGTTTTGCCAATGGCTGGAGATCAACAATTTTCATCTGAAAGTCGAGAGCGCATTGGAAAAAAGCCTGCAGACGAACCATAATCTTTCTTTGAAAGAGTTCTATGTCCTTTATTTCCTATCACAGGAGCCGGATCAAAAACTGAAGCTCCAGGATCTGGAGGAGAAGGTCGGCTTAAGCCAAAGCGCGGTATCCAGATTGGTCAGCAAGTTCGAGGCGAAGGGCTGCGGTGCGTTGGAGCGGAATGTCTGCGAGCAGGATCGTCGGATCGTCTATACGTCCTTGACGAAAACAGGGACAGCAAAACTGGCTGTAGCGGCTGCGACAGTGGAACAGGTGCTCGTGGAGTCTTTCTCGGAAATGCCGGTACAATCCCTCATCAGACAGGCCGGAAATCAGAATGCATAG
- a CDS encoding aldo/keto reductase has product MENEITNITFSNGVAIPQLGLGVFKMKDEKELSEAIRVALEAGYRHFDTAMIYENEAILGQALKKSGLPREELFLTSKVWNYDHGYEQTKNAFQASLDRLGTDYLDLYLIHWASADYIETWKAMEELYNAGKIKAIGVSNFQIHHLEDLMAHTEIIPMINQVETHPAFPQDELRAFMAQHAIIHEAWGPLGQGKNDLLAQPVLLELAEKHGKSPAQIVLRWHIERGVVVIPKSVTPIRIRENRDIFDFSLSTEDMDKIATLNTGERYSADPDDQEFLARTSIRPN; this is encoded by the coding sequence TTGGAAAATGAAATCACGAATATCACCTTCAGCAACGGTGTAGCCATTCCGCAGCTGGGATTGGGTGTCTTCAAAATGAAGGACGAAAAGGAATTGAGCGAAGCGATTCGCGTTGCATTGGAAGCGGGCTACCGTCATTTCGACACAGCGATGATTTACGAGAATGAGGCTATTTTGGGTCAGGCTTTGAAAAAAAGCGGCCTCCCAAGGGAAGAACTTTTCTTGACCTCAAAAGTATGGAACTATGACCATGGCTACGAGCAAACCAAGAATGCTTTCCAAGCCAGTCTGGATCGCTTGGGCACGGATTACCTCGACCTTTACTTGATCCACTGGGCTTCCGCCGATTATATCGAAACCTGGAAAGCGATGGAAGAATTGTACAACGCCGGCAAAATCAAAGCCATCGGTGTTTCCAATTTCCAGATCCATCACCTCGAAGATCTGATGGCGCACACAGAAATTATTCCAATGATCAATCAGGTCGAAACCCACCCCGCCTTTCCGCAGGATGAACTGCGCGCTTTCATGGCGCAGCATGCCATCATCCATGAAGCTTGGGGTCCGCTGGGTCAAGGCAAGAATGATCTCTTGGCGCAACCTGTACTCCTTGAGCTTGCGGAAAAACACGGCAAGTCACCTGCCCAGATCGTTTTGCGTTGGCACATCGAACGCGGAGTCGTCGTCATACCGAAGTCCGTCACACCAATCCGTATCCGGGAAAACCGCGACATCTTCGATTTCAGCCTCTCCACAGAAGATATGGACAAGATCGCGACCCTCAACACCGGCGAAAGGTATTCCGCGGATCCCGATGATCAGGAATTTCTGGCCAGAACCTCGATCCGTCCGAATTAA
- a CDS encoding peptidylprolyl isomerase yields the protein MKKKLALTSVAFLTALTLAGCSTSDTADTVATTPAGDITKDELYDAMKASIGETVLQRLILIDVLNDAIGKNELEAETEAELLTTIEQYGGEETFNYILSQSGFANKEEYQDVLYLNKLIEAAVRAETTFTDEEVEAYYEAYQPQINVQHILVADEATAVDLINQINEGADFAELAAANSTDTGTASNGGETGLFGEGEMVAAFEEAAYALEVGEVTQTPVATEYGYHIIKMIEKTEKGTLEEERENIETVMMDEKLADNDYLTSVMSTIVQAANVEIKDEDLAAAIDQFLPAEVTSSSDSATSESASSETETSEEADSATAESAN from the coding sequence ATGAAAAAGAAATTAGCATTGACGTCCGTTGCTTTCTTGACGGCCCTCACATTGGCAGGCTGCTCGACCAGCGATACTGCCGACACTGTCGCAACGACTCCAGCAGGCGATATCACAAAAGATGAATTATACGACGCAATGAAAGCCTCGATCGGCGAAACCGTCTTGCAACGTCTGATCTTGATCGACGTATTGAACGACGCAATCGGCAAGAATGAATTGGAAGCTGAAACGGAAGCTGAACTGTTGACGACCATCGAGCAATACGGCGGAGAGGAAACATTCAACTACATCTTGTCACAATCAGGCTTCGCGAATAAAGAAGAATACCAAGACGTGTTGTATTTGAACAAACTGATCGAAGCAGCCGTCAGAGCTGAAACGACATTCACGGATGAAGAAGTGGAAGCCTATTACGAAGCTTACCAACCACAAATCAACGTACAGCATATCTTGGTTGCGGATGAAGCGACTGCTGTAGACTTGATCAACCAGATTAATGAAGGCGCTGATTTCGCGGAATTGGCTGCAGCAAACTCCACTGATACCGGAACGGCCTCAAACGGCGGAGAAACAGGATTGTTCGGAGAAGGCGAAATGGTCGCAGCATTCGAAGAAGCCGCTTATGCGCTTGAAGTCGGTGAAGTGACACAGACACCAGTCGCTACCGAATACGGCTACCACATCATCAAAATGATCGAGAAGACAGAAAAAGGAACATTGGAAGAAGAACGCGAAAACATCGAAACAGTGATGATGGACGAAAAACTTGCCGACAATGATTACTTGACATCCGTCATGTCCACAATCGTTCAAGCGGCGAATGTTGAAATCAAGGACGAAGACTTGGCAGCAGCGATCGATCAATTCTTGCCTGCTGAAGTAACAAGCTCATCAGATTCAGCAACTTCCGAATCTGCTAGCTCTGAAACTGAAACTTCTGAAGAAGCTGATTCTGCAACTGCTGAATCGGCAAACTAA
- a CDS encoding OB-fold nucleic acid binding domain-containing protein: protein MAKKIYEHEIDDNFEIYVLIKSADIRLAKNGKKFIAFTFQDRSGQIDGKYWDAKEEDIQQFQAGQVVAVTGKRELYQNNPQLRITKLRLAREGEPNRPELYMERAPLKSEEMVEEVSQILFEITSAPINRIVRHILKKYQREFFEYPAAKRHHHAIVGGLGFHTVSILRMAKTVIQHYPSVNKSLLYGGVILHDIGKTIELSGSMSTEYTLKGNLIGHIVLIDEEITKACLSLNIDEDSEEVILLKHTVLAHHGKQEFGSPVTPHLLEAEIIHHLDNLDASINMIDTALLRTTPGTFSERIFGLENRSFYKPLFTQTSEEGQ, encoded by the coding sequence GTGGCCAAAAAAATATATGAACATGAAATCGATGATAATTTTGAAATTTATGTGCTGATCAAAAGTGCGGATATCCGCCTGGCGAAAAACGGCAAGAAATTCATCGCCTTTACTTTTCAGGACCGCAGTGGTCAGATCGACGGGAAGTATTGGGATGCGAAAGAGGAGGATATTCAGCAATTCCAGGCTGGGCAAGTCGTTGCCGTAACCGGAAAACGGGAACTGTATCAGAATAATCCCCAACTGCGCATCACAAAACTTAGGCTCGCCCGTGAAGGGGAACCGAACCGACCGGAACTCTATATGGAGCGTGCTCCCTTGAAATCGGAAGAAATGGTGGAGGAAGTCAGCCAAATACTGTTTGAGATCACGAGCGCGCCGATCAACCGGATTGTCCGGCATATACTGAAAAAATATCAACGGGAATTTTTCGAGTATCCGGCCGCGAAACGCCACCATCACGCTATTGTAGGTGGACTGGGTTTCCATACGGTGTCGATTTTGCGGATGGCGAAAACGGTCATCCAACATTACCCTTCAGTCAACAAGTCTTTGTTGTACGGTGGAGTGATTCTCCATGACATCGGAAAAACGATCGAGTTGAGCGGCAGCATGTCGACCGAGTATACGCTGAAAGGGAATCTGATCGGGCACATCGTCCTGATTGATGAAGAAATCACCAAAGCCTGCCTGTCTTTGAACATCGATGAGGACAGCGAAGAGGTCATTCTATTGAAACACACTGTGTTGGCGCATCACGGCAAACAGGAATTCGGTTCTCCGGTAACGCCGCATCTTCTGGAAGCCGAAATCATCCATCACCTGGATAATTTGGATGCCTCCATCAATATGATCGATACGGCCTTGCTGCGTACAACGCCAGGTACGTTCAGCGAACGGATTTTCGGGTTGGAGAACCGCAGTTTCTACAAGCCGCTTTTTACCCAAACTTCTGAAGAAGGGCAATAA
- a CDS encoding AAA family ATPase encodes MKIRKIEIYGYGKWVNRTFDDLQDLQVFHGKNEAGKSTLSSFINSILFGFPSARKKDQNLYVPKQAQAYGGRLFLEDTRFGDVIVERVKDRNKGQAVVTLPDGVQQTTKNLGRFILGMDRDTFESLYTFKIDSLLSLKKTQKEDLNHYLLSIGTSGSERLLQLAKEYRDEAAKRFKPTGSVPPLNKKIQAAEKLQRKLQQAKAKNATYETVLLHLSDSQKQQAELLSRQQELEQEQTAIAESLRLADSYQEWKRLNKEITAVDYSEVPEDARYQWQSQQERMAASIQAQTQLQEKLAQLQKQLGEFVHVEWYKEHQSDFAALQHSVAKTQADLNKITYLENEVSNNKADLAKQKMAFGLNLALPAPEPLKEEERVRLQRLAQDLKQIEEQLLRLDHNISFHEDQLETLQKEETHLQHEKLADDAYAALQSAVQQPSQRRPTPAVTKKSPLGLLFVAAAVFLVLSFVLADFRVIAWALSAVLAVGGAILTRRKQQTRTKDVASPEGSPENTMEQFLKQTAVRERTSAVTRELEELQDKFLELLNDREELEERGKMLKSEWETFLQQKGYPARMTATELLQLDPGAVLAEKSALIIKQEAEMGNLSLAVDKWNEQTAFIRSRFYFEHLTVTEMAARFSEIQNAVVLEESMAANVQDKINELQQELEQIQRDLADSHQQRQQLLDQANAKTEAEFYQLLALKEKQEQNLKRKEFLDEQVSGREQLLDRYGDAKKSTGLYEKNELEMQQLKSELSKLQRTEVELKHQLEQLEEGGTYSALLQEFALAETELRDLAVEWAGLVTAGEWIEGALRYGKEDRLPLMLDDTITFFSRLTEGAYTGIAFQKNGMKVQRQDGTSFFPNELSQGTVEQLYIALRLAFVKNTADIVSMPILIDDGFVNFDDDRKNIMFTLLEELSEDVQVLFFTFDDACVQRFSQKQVYMLK; translated from the coding sequence GTGAAGATACGGAAGATTGAAATATACGGCTATGGAAAATGGGTGAACCGAACCTTTGATGATCTGCAGGATCTGCAGGTCTTCCACGGCAAAAATGAAGCCGGCAAAAGCACCTTGTCGTCCTTCATCAACAGCATCCTCTTCGGGTTTCCCAGTGCCCGCAAGAAAGATCAGAATCTGTACGTTCCGAAACAAGCGCAAGCGTACGGCGGCCGCTTGTTTTTGGAGGACACGCGGTTCGGGGATGTCATCGTGGAGCGGGTGAAGGACCGCAACAAGGGACAAGCCGTCGTCACGCTGCCGGATGGCGTGCAGCAGACGACAAAAAATCTCGGGCGGTTTATATTGGGGATGGACAGGGACACTTTCGAGTCCCTGTATACATTCAAAATAGACAGCCTGCTTTCCTTGAAAAAAACCCAAAAAGAAGATCTCAATCATTATCTGCTGAGCATCGGCACCAGCGGGAGCGAACGCTTGCTGCAATTAGCGAAAGAATACCGGGATGAAGCGGCGAAACGCTTCAAACCGACAGGCAGCGTTCCGCCATTGAACAAGAAGATACAGGCTGCCGAAAAACTGCAAAGGAAGCTTCAGCAAGCAAAAGCGAAAAATGCGACTTATGAAACGGTATTGCTGCATTTGTCGGATAGTCAAAAACAGCAGGCCGAACTATTATCCCGTCAACAGGAACTGGAGCAGGAACAAACTGCAATCGCAGAGAGCTTACGGTTGGCGGACAGTTATCAGGAGTGGAAACGGCTGAACAAGGAAATCACGGCAGTCGATTACAGCGAAGTGCCGGAAGATGCCCGTTACCAATGGCAGAGCCAGCAGGAAAGAATGGCCGCTTCGATCCAAGCGCAGACGCAGCTTCAGGAAAAATTAGCGCAACTGCAGAAACAATTGGGCGAATTTGTCCACGTGGAATGGTACAAAGAGCACCAATCCGATTTTGCTGCTTTGCAGCACAGTGTCGCCAAAACGCAAGCGGATCTGAATAAGATCACGTATCTGGAAAATGAGGTCAGCAACAACAAAGCCGATTTGGCCAAACAAAAAATGGCCTTTGGGTTGAATCTGGCCCTTCCCGCACCGGAGCCGCTGAAGGAAGAAGAACGCGTCCGACTGCAGCGGCTTGCGCAGGACCTCAAACAGATCGAAGAACAACTGCTGCGTTTGGACCACAACATCAGCTTCCATGAGGACCAGCTGGAAACGCTCCAGAAAGAAGAGACGCATCTCCAACACGAGAAGCTTGCTGATGATGCTTATGCGGCGCTGCAAAGCGCGGTGCAACAGCCGAGCCAAAGGAGGCCTACGCCTGCAGTTACGAAAAAAAGTCCGCTCGGCCTGTTGTTTGTGGCTGCAGCTGTATTTTTGGTCCTGTCCTTTGTGCTGGCGGATTTCAGGGTAATTGCTTGGGCGTTGTCTGCTGTGCTTGCTGTCGGTGGTGCTATCCTGACCAGAAGGAAACAACAGACACGAACGAAGGACGTTGCCTCCCCAGAAGGCTCTCCCGAAAATACGATGGAGCAATTCCTGAAGCAGACCGCTGTTCGGGAAAGAACCTCGGCAGTAACAAGGGAGCTCGAAGAGTTGCAGGATAAATTCCTGGAGCTTTTGAACGACCGTGAAGAGCTGGAAGAGCGCGGAAAGATGCTTAAATCCGAATGGGAGACATTCCTGCAGCAGAAAGGCTATCCGGCCCGAATGACGGCGACGGAACTCCTGCAATTGGATCCCGGTGCCGTGTTGGCGGAGAAGTCCGCCCTGATCATCAAACAGGAAGCCGAAATGGGCAATCTGAGTTTAGCTGTGGACAAATGGAACGAGCAGACTGCGTTTATCCGCAGCCGTTTCTATTTTGAACATCTGACGGTCACTGAAATGGCCGCACGCTTTTCCGAGATACAGAATGCCGTCGTTTTGGAAGAAAGTATGGCTGCGAATGTTCAGGACAAAATCAATGAACTGCAGCAAGAGCTGGAACAGATCCAGCGTGACCTTGCCGATTCCCATCAACAGAGGCAGCAGCTTTTGGATCAGGCAAACGCAAAGACCGAAGCAGAATTCTACCAGTTGCTGGCGCTGAAGGAGAAGCAGGAGCAAAACCTCAAGCGCAAGGAATTTCTGGATGAGCAAGTCAGTGGCCGCGAGCAACTCTTGGATCGGTATGGCGATGCGAAGAAAAGCACGGGCCTTTACGAAAAGAATGAACTGGAAATGCAGCAGTTGAAGTCTGAATTGTCGAAACTGCAGCGGACGGAAGTTGAACTGAAGCATCAGCTGGAACAATTGGAAGAAGGCGGAACCTACAGTGCCTTGCTGCAGGAGTTTGCTTTGGCAGAAACCGAACTGAGGGACCTTGCCGTCGAGTGGGCTGGTTTGGTCACCGCCGGAGAATGGATCGAAGGGGCACTGCGGTATGGCAAAGAGGATCGCCTGCCGCTGATGCTCGATGATACGATAACCTTCTTCAGCCGATTGACGGAAGGTGCATACACCGGCATCGCGTTCCAAAAGAACGGCATGAAGGTGCAGCGTCAGGACGGAACAAGCTTCTTCCCGAATGAATTGTCGCAGGGGACGGTGGAACAGCTGTACATTGCGCTGCGGCTGGCGTTTGTGAAGAACACTGCCGATATTGTCAGCATGCCGATCTTGATCGATGATGGTTTTGTGAACTTCGACGATGACAGGAAGAATATCATGTTCACGTTGCTGGAAGAGCTGAGTGAAGACGTGCAGGTGCTCTTTTTCACGTTCGATGACGCTTGCGTTCAACGCTTTTCACAGAAACAAGTATACATGTTAAAATAG
- a CDS encoding DNA repair exonuclease has protein sequence MITFIHTADLHLDSPFKGIKQLEPQLFDAIYQSTFDSFRELVTQAIAAEVDFFLISGDIYDEENQSVKAQAFLRDELGRLDRSGIPVYLSHGNHDFLGRESLKLQLPENVTVFEKEVTTEILTTKAGERVAITGFSYPSRWVEERMIVDYPNRNHTVDYHIGMLHGYLEGLSSSEGVYAPFSLGELNAKNYDYWALGHIHKRQQLQTAPPVVYCGNTQGRNPNETEAKGAYLVTLQKGMAPALSFIPTAPIVWEKETMSLHGCKTLNDVFARIEERMEQHRSERGASVLLSLLFTDIQGLHPDVVKKIEDEEILDGVRQRLERPFIYLYQLKIAVDTEKELFSFDQVMKESFSKSWTEISGEDVFYQQLDNFFQHPLIRTTFPDLKKDRSFKEEVLAAAKKRIVQAVAFEEEDSEDTED, from the coding sequence GTGATTACATTTATCCATACAGCGGATCTCCATCTGGATAGTCCTTTTAAGGGGATAAAACAGCTGGAACCGCAGCTTTTTGATGCCATTTACCAGTCCACTTTCGATTCCTTTCGGGAATTGGTGACGCAAGCCATCGCGGCTGAAGTGGATTTTTTTCTGATCAGCGGGGATATCTACGATGAGGAGAATCAGAGCGTGAAGGCGCAGGCTTTTCTGAGGGATGAACTGGGTCGGCTGGATCGTTCCGGCATCCCGGTTTATTTGTCGCATGGGAACCATGATTTTCTCGGAAGGGAATCGCTCAAACTGCAGCTTCCGGAGAACGTTACGGTCTTCGAGAAAGAAGTCACGACCGAAATATTGACCACGAAGGCAGGGGAACGGGTGGCCATCACCGGTTTCAGTTACCCTTCCAGATGGGTCGAAGAGCGGATGATCGTCGATTACCCGAACCGGAATCATACAGTCGATTACCATATCGGGATGCTGCATGGCTACCTCGAAGGGTTGAGCTCTTCCGAAGGCGTCTATGCGCCGTTCTCTTTGGGCGAATTGAACGCGAAAAACTATGATTATTGGGCTTTGGGACACATCCACAAAAGGCAGCAACTGCAGACGGCTCCGCCTGTCGTCTACTGCGGCAATACGCAAGGGCGCAATCCGAACGAAACCGAGGCAAAAGGCGCGTACCTGGTGACGCTCCAAAAAGGGATGGCACCTGCCTTGTCTTTTATCCCGACGGCGCCGATCGTTTGGGAAAAAGAAACGATGTCGTTGCATGGGTGCAAAACCCTGAATGATGTGTTTGCGCGCATCGAGGAACGAATGGAACAGCATCGCTCTGAGAGGGGAGCGAGCGTGCTGTTGTCGCTGCTGTTCACGGACATCCAGGGGCTTCATCCCGATGTCGTCAAAAAGATCGAGGACGAGGAGATACTGGACGGTGTCCGACAGCGCTTGGAGCGGCCTTTCATTTATCTGTACCAGTTGAAGATTGCGGTCGATACGGAAAAAGAACTGTTTTCGTTCGATCAGGTCATGAAGGAAAGTTTTTCGAAAAGTTGGACGGAAATCAGCGGAGAGGACGTATTCTATCAACAGCTGGACAACTTTTTCCAGCATCCGCTCATCAGGACGACATTCCCTGACTTAAAAAAAGACCGAAGCTTCAAAGAGGAAGTTTTGGCAGCCGCCAAGAAGAGGATCGTGCAGGCTGTCGCGTTTGAGGAGGAAGACAGTGAAGATACGGAAGATTGA
- a CDS encoding YlbF family regulator gives MSNIYDTAYELEKNLREASVFTELSAAYTAMREDQVAFELFEEFRNVQIGLQQKQMTGEAITDDDVASAQAIAERASGNEVIQSLMAKEQQLSQLMEEVNAIITKPLQELYAPAQD, from the coding sequence ATGAGTAATATTTATGATACGGCTTATGAGTTGGAAAAAAATCTGCGTGAGGCTTCTGTTTTTACAGAGTTGTCTGCTGCCTATACTGCGATGAGGGAAGATCAAGTGGCTTTTGAATTGTTTGAGGAGTTCCGTAATGTGCAAATCGGGCTGCAACAAAAACAAATGACAGGCGAAGCGATCACTGATGACGATGTGGCTTCTGCTCAAGCAATCGCTGAAAGAGCATCCGGAAACGAAGTTATCCAATCTTTGATGGCTAAAGAACAACAGTTGAGCCAATTGATGGAAGAAGTCAATGCCATCATCACAAAACCGTTGCAAGAACTATACGCGCCTGCACAAGATTAA